A stretch of the Danio rerio strain Tuebingen ecotype United States chromosome 18, GRCz12tu, whole genome shotgun sequence genome encodes the following:
- the herpud1 gene encoding homocysteine-responsive endoplasmic reticulum-resident ubiquitin-like domain member 1 protein isoform X2, whose amino-acid sequence MENSTVFDKETISLVIKTPNQFHGDQLIEGVRADWTVKDLKCHLSKVYPNNPAEKDQRLIYSGKLLLDNLLIRDVFSKVPSDTKPTLHLVCAVRPQPASQLGARPKSSQPSPLTPSQSSGPSVTSLHSTDGLRQRGHATLPDTSANTSAPVTAAMNHPAFPTYSLYSPQQLLWLQQMYARQYYMQYQAAMAAAASAPMTTPAAASSLPVGPHQAAVPAALPNQGPINDLPANQNAPGPAFINPEGANQNLRMNAQGGPVVEDEEDMNRDWLDWMYTASRLGVFLSIVYFYSSMSRFILVMSSLVIMYLHTAGWFPFRQRPQARPQNEPAPEVNQNQQNQNEDQHPEPVAPPAEVEDVGVVDPAMTAVPVPQVRAPILWTAWVFFKAFFASLIPEPPQGIAN is encoded by the exons ATGGAAAATTCTACGGTGTTTGATAAAGAGACGATCTCGCTGGTCATTAAAACGCCTAATCAGTTTCACGGAGATCAGCTGATTGAGGGAGTTCGCGCGGACTGGACCGTGAAAGACCTCAAATGTCACCTCTCCAAGGTTTATCCCAACAACCCG GCTGAGAAAGACCAGAGACTCATTTACTCAGGCAAGCTGCTTCTGGACAACCTGCTTATCAGAGATGTTTTCTCAAAG GTTCCTTCAGATACCAAACCCACTCTTCACCTGGTGTGTGCAGTGAGACCCCAACCTGCTTCCCAACTAGGAGCAAGACCCAAA AGTTCACAGCCTTCCCCGCTAACTCCTAGCCAGTCTTCTGGACCATCTGTGACCTCTTTGCACTCCACTGATGGCCTAAGGCAGCGAGGTCATGCCACATTGCCTGATACTAGTGCCAACACATCTGC gCCTGTAACAGCAGCGATGAACCACCCTGCCTTCCCCACATATTCTCTTTACAGTCCACAACAGCTGCTGTGGTTGCAGCAAATGTATGCTCGCCAGTACTACATGCAGTA TCAAGCTGCAATGGCAGCCGCTGCCTCGGCTCCAATGACCACCCCTGCTGCCGCTTCCTCGCTCCCTGTTGGCCCTCATCAAGCTGCTGTACCTGCAGCTTTACCCAATCAAGGCCCCATCAATGAcctaccagccaatcagaatgcccCAGGACCTGCCTTCATCAACCCAGAGGGAGCCAATCAAAATCTCCGTATGAATGCCCAGGGTGGGCCTGTGGTCGAAGATGAGGAGGACATGAACCGAGATTGGCTGGACTGGATGTACACAGCATCACGATTGGGTGTCTTCCTAAGCATTGTATACTTCTATTCCAGCATGAGCCGCTTCATCCTGGTCATGAGCAGCCTGGTTATTATGTACCT ACACACAGCAGGCTGGTTTCCTTTCAGACAGAGGCCTCAAGCCAGGCCTCAAAATGAGCCAGCACCCGAGGTCAATCAGAACCAGCAGAACCAAAATGAGGACCAACATCCAGAACCC GTGGCGCCACCTGCTGAAGTGGAGGATGTTGGTGTTGTTGACCCCGCGATGACAGCAGTGCCTGTTCCCCAAGTCAGAGCACCCATCCTATGGACTGCCTGGGtgttttttaaagccttttttgctTCTCTGATACCTGAGCCTCCACAGGGTATTGCAAACTGA
- the herpud1 gene encoding homocysteine-responsive endoplasmic reticulum-resident ubiquitin-like domain member 1 protein isoform X1, protein MENSTVFDKETISLVIKTPNQFHGDQLIEGVRADWTVKDLKCHLSKVYPNNPAEKDQRLIYSGKLLLDNLLIRDVFSKVPSDTKPTLHLVCAVRPQPASQLGARPKVTSTHQQSSQPSPLTPSQSSGPSVTSLHSTDGLRQRGHATLPDTSANTSAPVTAAMNHPAFPTYSLYSPQQLLWLQQMYARQYYMQYQAAMAAAASAPMTTPAAASSLPVGPHQAAVPAALPNQGPINDLPANQNAPGPAFINPEGANQNLRMNAQGGPVVEDEEDMNRDWLDWMYTASRLGVFLSIVYFYSSMSRFILVMSSLVIMYLHTAGWFPFRQRPQARPQNEPAPEVNQNQQNQNEDQHPEPVAPPAEVEDVGVVDPAMTAVPVPQVRAPILWTAWVFFKAFFASLIPEPPQGIAN, encoded by the exons ATGGAAAATTCTACGGTGTTTGATAAAGAGACGATCTCGCTGGTCATTAAAACGCCTAATCAGTTTCACGGAGATCAGCTGATTGAGGGAGTTCGCGCGGACTGGACCGTGAAAGACCTCAAATGTCACCTCTCCAAGGTTTATCCCAACAACCCG GCTGAGAAAGACCAGAGACTCATTTACTCAGGCAAGCTGCTTCTGGACAACCTGCTTATCAGAGATGTTTTCTCAAAG GTTCCTTCAGATACCAAACCCACTCTTCACCTGGTGTGTGCAGTGAGACCCCAACCTGCTTCCCAACTAGGAGCAAGACCCAAA GTGACATCGACACACCAGCAGAGTTCACAGCCTTCCCCGCTAACTCCTAGCCAGTCTTCTGGACCATCTGTGACCTCTTTGCACTCCACTGATGGCCTAAGGCAGCGAGGTCATGCCACATTGCCTGATACTAGTGCCAACACATCTGC gCCTGTAACAGCAGCGATGAACCACCCTGCCTTCCCCACATATTCTCTTTACAGTCCACAACAGCTGCTGTGGTTGCAGCAAATGTATGCTCGCCAGTACTACATGCAGTA TCAAGCTGCAATGGCAGCCGCTGCCTCGGCTCCAATGACCACCCCTGCTGCCGCTTCCTCGCTCCCTGTTGGCCCTCATCAAGCTGCTGTACCTGCAGCTTTACCCAATCAAGGCCCCATCAATGAcctaccagccaatcagaatgcccCAGGACCTGCCTTCATCAACCCAGAGGGAGCCAATCAAAATCTCCGTATGAATGCCCAGGGTGGGCCTGTGGTCGAAGATGAGGAGGACATGAACCGAGATTGGCTGGACTGGATGTACACAGCATCACGATTGGGTGTCTTCCTAAGCATTGTATACTTCTATTCCAGCATGAGCCGCTTCATCCTGGTCATGAGCAGCCTGGTTATTATGTACCT ACACACAGCAGGCTGGTTTCCTTTCAGACAGAGGCCTCAAGCCAGGCCTCAAAATGAGCCAGCACCCGAGGTCAATCAGAACCAGCAGAACCAAAATGAGGACCAACATCCAGAACCC GTGGCGCCACCTGCTGAAGTGGAGGATGTTGGTGTTGTTGACCCCGCGATGACAGCAGTGCCTGTTCCCCAAGTCAGAGCACCCATCCTATGGACTGCCTGGGtgttttttaaagccttttttgctTCTCTGATACCTGAGCCTCCACAGGGTATTGCAAACTGA
- the herpud1 gene encoding homocysteine-responsive endoplasmic reticulum-resident ubiquitin-like domain member 1 protein (The RefSeq protein has 2 substitutions compared to this genomic sequence): MENSTVFDKETISLVIKTPNQFHGDQLIEGVRADWTVKDLKCHLSKVYPNNPAEKDQRLIYSGKLLLDNLLIRDIFSKVPSDTKPTLHLVCAVRPQPASQLGARPKQSSQPSPLTPSQSSGPSVTSLHFTDGLRQRGHATLPDTSANTSAPVTAAMNHPAFPTYSLYSPQQLLWLQQMYARQYYMQYQAAMAAAASAPMTTPAAASSLPVGPHQAAVPAALPNQGPINDLPANQNAPGPAFINPEGANQNLRMNAQGGPVVEDEEDMNRDWLDWMYTASRLGVFLSIVYFYSSMSRFILVMSSLVIMYLHTAGWFPFRQRPQARPQNEPAPEVNQNQQNQNEDQHPEPVAPPAEVEDVGVVDPAMTAVPVPQVRAPILWTAWVFFKAFFASLIPEPPQGIAN; this comes from the exons ATGGAAAATTCTACGGTGTTTGATAAAGAGACGATCTCGCTGGTCATTAAAACGCCTAATCAGTTTCACGGAGATCAGCTGATTGAGGGAGTTCGCGCGGACTGGACCGTGAAAGACCTCAAATGTCACCTCTCCAAGGTTTATCCCAACAACCCG GCTGAGAAAGACCAGAGACTCATTTACTCAGGCAAGCTGCTTCTGGACAACCTGCTTATCAGAGATGTTTTCTCAAAG GTTCCTTCAGATACCAAACCCACTCTTCACCTGGTGTGTGCAGTGAGACCCCAACCTGCTTCCCAACTAGGAGCAAGACCCAAA CAGAGTTCACAGCCTTCCCCGCTAACTCCTAGCCAGTCTTCTGGACCATCTGTGACCTCTTTGCACTCCACTGATGGCCTAAGGCAGCGAGGTCATGCCACATTGCCTGATACTAGTGCCAACACATCTGC gCCTGTAACAGCAGCGATGAACCACCCTGCCTTCCCCACATATTCTCTTTACAGTCCACAACAGCTGCTGTGGTTGCAGCAAATGTATGCTCGCCAGTACTACATGCAGTA TCAAGCTGCAATGGCAGCCGCTGCCTCGGCTCCAATGACCACCCCTGCTGCCGCTTCCTCGCTCCCTGTTGGCCCTCATCAAGCTGCTGTACCTGCAGCTTTACCCAATCAAGGCCCCATCAATGAcctaccagccaatcagaatgcccCAGGACCTGCCTTCATCAACCCAGAGGGAGCCAATCAAAATCTCCGTATGAATGCCCAGGGTGGGCCTGTGGTCGAAGATGAGGAGGACATGAACCGAGATTGGCTGGACTGGATGTACACAGCATCACGATTGGGTGTCTTCCTAAGCATTGTATACTTCTATTCCAGCATGAGCCGCTTCATCCTGGTCATGAGCAGCCTGGTTATTATGTACCT ACACACAGCAGGCTGGTTTCCTTTCAGACAGAGGCCTCAAGCCAGGCCTCAAAATGAGCCAGCACCCGAGGTCAATCAGAACCAGCAGAACCAAAATGAGGACCAACATCCAGAACCC GTGGCGCCACCTGCTGAAGTGGAGGATGTTGGTGTTGTTGACCCCGCGATGACAGCAGTGCCTGTTCCCCAAGTCAGAGCACCCATCCTATGGACTGCCTGGGtgttttttaaagccttttttgctTCTCTGATACCTGAGCCTCCACAGGGTATTGCAAACTGA